A section of the Aricia agestis chromosome 4, ilAriAges1.1, whole genome shotgun sequence genome encodes:
- the LOC121726188 gene encoding actin cytoskeleton-regulatory complex protein pan1-like, whose protein sequence is MEKRSKENILRVGLGPDGAGESHTSPSGDGRSVYTEGPLSARREEEKEEKRKKARDKKRADPKPVHLTAPARDPITDEDTDFSVPQPDAVRRLRVLIDKKIARGDTDGIRQKYLDFTLGRPVRDRSTDCDSEVSYSASGSNMSLDSGELPAPGRTTPLKRRVADDDEVAPSTSKATVPAPKRGRGRPPTTGQYVGYAKAQAEYNRQKEEALRLQAEEEVAETARRARRTWRDASSALAVLPASSPAREEALEKTGADMAKTVKEALETIEMIAKKSANLKGTFQKYLKESVTTIAMVFDEMRSRSSSEEIQRLEAQNARLEKQVANLRQELDEMRKRSSPPAGEDHLRELLAEVSRANVETFGNMLNARLAGLEDRLLPEPRRRPPLASDRDRDEDILPVPASVDVPMEGEAPGPPLPKAKGKPAKAKKAQPPVAAAAPQEAPATSTAPKGKKARKRKKRPSMAAQEAAKGGQNTNAPPAEAPWTTVGPRRPKEKKGAATPSKAAPRKKKKAKLRAPNTAAITVTLKASAAEKGVTYKDVLLKAKDAVGGAVQELGINRVGFRFRQAQTGARVLTIPGEGAQEKADVLAAKMREVLDPEVVKIGRPAKCVEMRIAGLDDSATTADVIEAVVREGGCPTTSIRSGPITKGRWGDGSLWLSVPVAAAKKLLSLGRLRVGWVSAKVTLLAARPKRCYRCLDTGHLATTCQCPVDRSRNCFRCGKPGHKAAECREKQPNCFFCEALGKEKDHVLGSSGCITVKKPLPSTKRRKRRGAPSDKARPKEPGAGDAGVSQPQPAMEVEP, encoded by the exons ATGGAAAAACGCAGCAAGGAAAatattctccgggtgggtctcGGTCCCGATGGGGCCGGGGAATCCCATACGTCACCTTCGGGTGACGGGCGGTCcgtgtatacggaggggccacttTCTGCGAGGAGGGAGGAGGAGAAGGAGGAGAAGAGGAAAAAGGCGCGCGATAAGAAGCGCGCGGATCCCAAGCCGGTGCACCTTACCGCACCGGCCAGGGATCCCATAACTGACGAGGACACAGACTTCTCTGTGCCGCAGCCCGATGCGGTGCGCCGGCTCAGAGTTCTCATTGATAAGAAGATAGCAAGGGGCGATACGGACGGCATAAGGCAGAAATACTTGGATTTCACCTTAGGCCGTCCGGTTCGCGACCGCTCCACCGATTGTGACAGCGAGGTCTCCTACTCGGCGTCCGGCAGCAATATGTCGCTGGACTCCGGGGAGCTGCCCGCACCCGGACGTACGACTCCTCTCAAGAGGAGAGTTGCCGATGATGACGAAGTGGCACCGTCCACCAGCAAGGCGACGGTGCCGGCACCCAAACGAGgacgtggccggccaccaacAACTGGCCAGTACGTCGGCTACGCTAAGGCGCAGGCCGAGTACAACAGGCAGAAGGAGGAGGCCCTCAGGCTACAAGCCGAAGAAGAGGTCGCCGAAACAGCGCGAAGGGCTAGGAGGACGTGGAGGGACGCCAGCTCCGCCCTCGCCGTGCTCCCCGCTTCATCTCCTGCGCGAGAAGAGGCGTTGGAGAAGACGGGCGCTGACATGGCCAAGACGGTGAAGGAGGCGTTGGAGACCATTGAGATGATCGCCAAGAAGTCCGCAAACCTTAAGGGTACTTTTCAAAAATACCTTAAGGAGTCGGTGACGACCATCGCAATGGTCTTCGACGAGATGAGAAGTCGGTCCTCATCAGAGGAGATACAAAGGCTCGAGGCCCAGAACGCGCGTCTCGAAAAGCAAGTGGCGAACTTACGCCAGGAGCTGGACGAGATGCGCAAACGGAGCTCGCCGCCTGCAGGAGAAGATCACTTGCGTGAGCTATTGGCCGAGGTCTCCCGTGCGAACGTGGAGACCTTCGGCAATATGCTCAACGCCAGGCTCGCCGGACTCGAGGACCGTCTCCTGCCGGAGCCGAGGCGGAGGCCACCGCTTGCGTCGGACAGGGATCGGGATGAAGACATCCTACCCGTCCCCGCAAGCGTCGATGTGCCCATGGAAGGAGAAGCGCCGGGGCCCCCTCTGCCAAAGGCGAAAGGGAAACCGGCCAAGGCAAAGAAGGCTCAGCCGCCTGTCGCTGCAGCGGCCCCGCAAGAGGCCCCTGCCACATCGACGGCGCCTAAGGGCAAAAAGGCCCGTAAAAGGAAGAAGCGGCCATCA ATGGCCGCTCAGGAGGCGGCAAAGGGGGGGCAGAACACCAACGCCCCTCCCGCcgaggccccgtggaccacCGTCGGTCCGCGCAGGCCCAAGGAGAAGAAAGGGGCGGCTACTCCATCTAAAGCCGCccctaggaagaagaagaaggccAAGCTCCGTGCCCCCAACACCGCGGCAATCACCGTCACACTGAAGGCGAGTGCTGCGGAGAAGGGGGTCACGTACAAGGACGTGCTGCTGAAGGCGAAGGACGCGGTCGGTGGGGCAGTGCAGGAACTCGGCATCAACAGAGTCGGGTTTCGCTTCCGGCAGGCACAGACCGGCGCTCGCGTTCTCACCATCCCTGGCGAGGGCGCACAAGAGAAGGCGGATGTACTGGCCGCAAAAATGCGGGAGGTGTTGGATCCGGAGGTGGTCAAGATCGGCCGCCCGGCGAAATGCGTagagatgcgcatcgccgggctGGACGACTCGGCAACGACCGCCGACGTCATCGAGGCGGTCGTCAGAGAAGGGGGATGCCCGACAACTTCAATTAGGTCGGGCCCCATAACGAAAGGAAGGTGGGGCGACGGCTCGCTTTGGCTGAGCGTCCCCGTCGCGGCAGCCAAAAAGCTGCTCAGCTTGGGGCGGCTGCGAGTGGGCTGGGTCTCGGCGAAGGTgacactgctggccgcgaggcctaagcggtgttaccgatgccttgacaccggccacctggcgacgacatgccagtgcccggtggaccgcagCCGGAACTGCTTCCGCTGTGGgaagccggggcacaaggccgccgaGTGCCGGGAGAAGCAACCCAACTGCTTCTTCTGCGAGGCACTCGGCAAGGAGAAAGACCACGTGCTGGGTAGCAGCGGCTGCATCACAGTAAAGAAGCCGCTCCCCAGCACCAAGCGCCGGAAGAGACGAGGAGCTCCCTCCGATAAGGCTCGGCCGAAAGAGCCTGGAGCCGGCGACGCTGGGGTTAGTCAGCCccagcccgccatggaggtggagccataa